A portion of the Betaproteobacteria bacterium genome contains these proteins:
- a CDS encoding GNAT family N-acetyltransferase translates to MILPEPFSVEICDWSQHQAALAEVRHAVFVEEQKVPREIELDELDAMSVHAIARDAGGNVIGTGRLILPSPLPRIGRMAVLKPWRRAGVGAAILRMLCRDAKLRGYSEVTLNAQTHATPFYFKHGFLSHGPEFVEAGIPHQEMRKKI, encoded by the coding sequence ATGATCCTTCCCGAACCCTTTAGTGTCGAAATTTGCGATTGGTCGCAACATCAGGCTGCGCTTGCAGAAGTACGTCATGCCGTCTTCGTGGAAGAGCAGAAAGTTCCGCGGGAAATCGAGCTAGATGAACTGGATGCAATGTCCGTGCATGCCATCGCGCGGGACGCGGGTGGAAATGTCATTGGCACAGGCCGGCTGATTTTGCCGTCGCCACTGCCACGGATCGGTCGCATGGCGGTATTGAAGCCTTGGCGGCGCGCTGGCGTCGGCGCGGCCATCCTGCGGATGCTGTGCCGCGATGCAAAGCTGCGTGGATATTCCGAAGTCACGCTGAATGCGCAGACGCACGCCACACCGTTTTACTTCAAACACGGATTTCTTTCGCACGGTCCGGAATTTGTTGAGGCGGGCATTCCACATCAGGAAATGCGCAAGAAGATCTAG
- a CDS encoding folate-binding protein YgfZ, with amino-acid sequence MSERWISELTDQGARFADGRIADFGDPTRESSAINSRAVLCDLSHDGLILVSGDDAASYLQAQFCNDVLTLADGVAQWNGWCSPKGRLLATFLVWKGKQGYFLQLPRSLQPVIQKRMQMFVLRSKVTLSDESANWVRFGIAGADAESMVRAITGQVPEPSMSTLHVDGGRIVRLSANRFEIIASADNAIAWWRELSRQAMRVGASVWDDLKIREGILTVLPSTQDQFVPQMANFELVGGVSFKKGCYPGQEIVARTQYRGILKRRMAWVHSTTAVPKPGDSVYSQEFADQAAGMIANAAPAPGGGFDALVVAQIEAIKGGSLALGALDGPKLVVKPLPYLVPELA; translated from the coding sequence ATGAGCGAGCGCTGGATTTCCGAACTCACTGACCAAGGTGCACGTTTTGCCGATGGGCGGATCGCTGATTTTGGGGACCCGACGCGTGAGTCGTCGGCCATCAATAGTCGAGCCGTCCTATGCGATCTGTCGCACGATGGCCTGATCCTCGTGAGCGGCGATGACGCCGCTTCATATTTGCAGGCCCAGTTCTGCAACGATGTGCTGACACTTGCCGATGGCGTGGCCCAGTGGAATGGCTGGTGCTCACCCAAAGGCAGGCTGCTGGCAACTTTCCTTGTCTGGAAAGGCAAGCAAGGATATTTCCTGCAACTGCCGCGCTCATTGCAGCCCGTCATACAGAAGCGCATGCAGATGTTTGTACTGCGCTCGAAGGTCACGCTTAGCGATGAGAGTGCAAACTGGGTACGTTTTGGAATCGCCGGCGCGGACGCCGAATCAATGGTCAGGGCCATCACCGGCCAGGTTCCAGAACCCTCGATGAGCACATTGCATGTCGACGGCGGAAGGATTGTGCGACTGTCGGCCAATCGATTCGAAATCATTGCGAGCGCGGACAATGCGATTGCATGGTGGCGTGAGCTATCGCGTCAGGCAATGCGCGTCGGTGCGTCAGTCTGGGATGACCTCAAGATTCGCGAGGGTATTCTCACGGTACTGCCAAGCACACAGGACCAATTTGTCCCGCAGATGGCGAACTTTGAATTGGTCGGCGGCGTCAGTTTCAAAAAGGGCTGTTATCCCGGCCAGGAAATCGTTGCACGCACGCAGTACCGGGGCATACTGAAACGTCGCATGGCCTGGGTTCATTCGACGACGGCAGTTCCGAAACCGGGCGATTCCGTTTATTCGCAGGAGTTTGCCGATCAGGCGGCGGGCATGATCGCAAATGCCGCGCCCGCGCCGGGCGGTGGATTCGATGCACTGGTCGTCGCGCAGATCGAGGCCATCAAAGGTGGTTCGCTTGCGCTGGGGGCTCTCGACGGTCCCAAGCTTGTGGTAAAGCCACTGCCCTATCTGGTGCCTGAGTTGGCCTAG
- the purL gene encoding phosphoribosylformylglycinamidine synthase, which yields MNSPQVVPPVAPPVLVLRGSPALSAFRLDKLRQMLMQAHPAIRSIDSAFVHFVHATRTLDERESSILHKLLTYGGPASPAHEGESFLVIPRVGTISPWASKATNIARNCGLDSVHRIERGALFTVKCEGAVSANIRDAVAGAIHDPMTETVRFSLDDAAELFVEQAPVPLAHVPLMADGKQALSRANIDMGLAMAADEIDYLHDYYQRIKRDPTDVELMMFAQANSEHCRHKIFNASWTIDGEAKDKSLFAMIRNTHQLAPRGTIVAYSDNSAIMQGATIERFYPDGDGSFGFHKDETHILMKVETHNHPTAIAPWPGAATGSGGEIRDEGATGVGAKPKAGLTGFSVSNLNIPGHRQPWENPYGKPARIASALTIMIEGPIGGAAFNNEFGRINLTGYFRTYEQWADGVVRGYHKPIMIAGGLGNISSRHTHKKPLVPGTLLIQLGGPGMRIGLGGGAASSMTSGTNTEALDFDSVQRANAEMQRRCQEVIDACWQMQDANPILSLHDVGAGGISNALPELAHGGGAGARFDLRAVPSEEPGMSPREIWSNESQERYVLAIAPQSLDRFRQICERERCPFAVLGTATEAQQLVVVDPLFGNNAVDMDMDVLLGKPPRMHRDVVSVAVTLPALNTADMELKDATYRVLRLPAVADKSFLITIGDRSVGGLTVRDQFVGPWQVPVADCAVTLMGYHTLQGEAMAVGERAPVAIIDAPASGRMAVGEAITNIAAADVAAISDIKLSANWMAAAGFPGEDARLFETVKAVGMELCPALGMSIPVGKDSLSMKTVWDDGAEKKQVVAPVSLVITAFAHVADAGKTLSPVLDRGAGDTELVLIDLGAGRNRLGASALAQVYGQVGNAAPDLDDPAQLRHFFAAIRLLTRGHKILAYHDRSDGGLLVTLAELMFASRCGLTINLDALTYSEREADVDDYDVSSTATKLGESEAVLAALFNEELGAVIQIRKADRAVVMQVLRGAGLATCSHVIGHPNDSDELRVIRATRSLLCEKRVDLQSAWSETSFLIQSLRDNPVTAKQEFERLQDATDPGLNAKVSFDPAENVAAPFIGVAAAPRIAILREQGVNGQVEMAHAFTRAGFDAIDVHMSDIISGRISLADFKGFAACGGFSYGDVLGAGEGWAKSVLFNPRARDEFGAFFQRSDSFALGVCNGCQMMSNLHEIIPGAENWPHLERNGSEQYEARTVLVEVRESPSILFAGMSGSRLPVATAHGEGRAVFRDAAQQDAVRWLCAAQFVDNQGRATEQFPANPNGSPLGMTAFTTPDGRFTIMMPHPERVALNVNLSWRPVDWPVADVDGKPAFSPWMRMFQNARRWVG from the coding sequence ATGAATTCCCCTCAAGTTGTTCCGCCCGTAGCGCCCCCTGTTTTGGTGCTGCGCGGCTCGCCGGCGCTATCGGCATTTCGTCTCGATAAACTTCGGCAAATGCTGATGCAAGCGCATCCGGCGATCCGGTCGATCGACAGTGCATTCGTGCATTTTGTCCACGCGACGCGAACGCTCGACGAACGCGAATCCTCGATCCTGCATAAGTTGTTGACCTACGGCGGCCCCGCATCCCCCGCGCACGAGGGGGAGAGTTTTCTCGTGATTCCACGCGTTGGCACGATCTCGCCCTGGGCATCGAAAGCGACCAATATCGCTCGCAATTGCGGACTGGATAGCGTGCATCGGATCGAGCGCGGCGCGTTGTTCACCGTGAAATGCGAAGGCGCCGTGTCCGCAAATATTCGCGATGCCGTCGCCGGCGCAATTCATGACCCCATGACGGAGACCGTGCGCTTTTCGCTTGACGATGCGGCTGAACTATTTGTCGAACAGGCGCCGGTGCCGTTGGCGCACGTGCCCCTGATGGCGGACGGCAAGCAGGCATTGAGCCGCGCGAACATCGACATGGGACTCGCCATGGCGGCCGACGAGATTGACTATCTCCACGACTACTATCAACGCATCAAGCGCGACCCGACCGATGTTGAATTGATGATGTTCGCGCAGGCGAATTCCGAGCACTGCCGTCACAAGATTTTCAATGCCTCCTGGACCATCGACGGCGAAGCGAAGGACAAAAGCCTGTTTGCAATGATACGAAACACGCATCAGCTGGCGCCGCGCGGGACGATCGTCGCGTATTCGGACAATTCGGCGATCATGCAGGGTGCAACCATTGAACGTTTCTATCCGGACGGAGATGGGAGCTTTGGTTTTCACAAAGATGAAACCCATATCCTGATGAAGGTGGAAACGCACAATCACCCGACCGCCATTGCACCGTGGCCGGGTGCGGCGACCGGTTCCGGCGGCGAGATTCGCGACGAAGGTGCGACCGGCGTTGGTGCGAAGCCCAAAGCCGGGCTCACCGGGTTCTCGGTATCAAACCTGAACATCCCCGGGCATCGCCAGCCTTGGGAAAATCCATACGGAAAGCCCGCGCGTATTGCCTCCGCGTTGACGATCATGATCGAGGGGCCGATAGGCGGCGCCGCCTTCAACAATGAATTCGGCCGCATCAATCTCACCGGTTACTTCCGCACCTACGAGCAATGGGCCGATGGCGTGGTGCGTGGATATCACAAACCCATCATGATCGCCGGCGGCCTGGGAAATATTTCCAGCCGTCACACTCACAAGAAACCGCTGGTGCCGGGTACGCTGCTGATTCAACTCGGTGGTCCCGGCATGCGCATTGGCCTCGGTGGTGGCGCGGCATCGTCGATGACTTCGGGCACCAATACGGAAGCGCTGGATTTTGATTCGGTGCAGCGTGCCAACGCGGAAATGCAGCGCCGTTGCCAGGAAGTAATCGATGCCTGCTGGCAAATGCAGGATGCCAATCCAATCTTGAGTCTCCACGATGTCGGTGCGGGAGGTATCTCCAACGCCTTGCCTGAACTCGCGCATGGCGGTGGTGCTGGCGCACGGTTTGATTTACGCGCGGTGCCGTCAGAAGAACCGGGTATGAGCCCGCGGGAAATCTGGAGCAACGAGTCGCAGGAGCGTTATGTGCTGGCCATCGCGCCGCAATCGCTGGATCGGTTCCGGCAGATCTGCGAGCGCGAGCGTTGCCCGTTTGCAGTGTTGGGTACCGCGACCGAGGCGCAGCAACTCGTGGTTGTTGATCCCCTGTTCGGAAACAATGCGGTTGATATGGACATGGATGTGCTGCTTGGCAAGCCGCCGCGCATGCATCGGGACGTTGTGTCGGTAGCGGTGACACTACCTGCATTGAATACGGCCGATATGGAATTGAAGGACGCCACCTATCGCGTATTGCGGCTGCCGGCCGTGGCGGACAAATCATTCCTGATCACGATTGGCGATCGATCCGTTGGCGGGCTGACGGTACGCGACCAGTTCGTTGGTCCCTGGCAGGTGCCGGTTGCCGATTGCGCGGTCACGCTGATGGGTTATCACACGCTGCAAGGCGAGGCGATGGCGGTGGGGGAACGCGCGCCGGTCGCGATTATCGATGCGCCCGCGTCAGGCCGCATGGCGGTCGGCGAGGCCATCACCAACATCGCAGCAGCGGATGTGGCAGCGATCAGCGATATCAAACTGTCGGCAAACTGGATGGCGGCGGCAGGTTTTCCAGGTGAAGATGCGCGCTTGTTCGAGACAGTGAAAGCGGTGGGCATGGAATTGTGCCCCGCGCTGGGCATGTCCATTCCGGTCGGCAAGGATTCCTTGTCGATGAAAACGGTGTGGGACGACGGGGCCGAAAAGAAGCAGGTCGTCGCGCCGGTTTCTCTTGTGATTACCGCATTTGCGCATGTGGCGGATGCCGGGAAGACACTGTCACCGGTACTCGATCGCGGTGCCGGTGATACCGAGTTGGTGCTGATCGATCTCGGGGCAGGCAGGAACCGGCTGGGCGCATCGGCACTCGCACAGGTATACGGACAGGTGGGCAACGCAGCTCCCGACCTGGACGACCCCGCGCAACTCAGACATTTTTTTGCCGCGATACGGCTGCTTACGCGCGGGCACAAAATCCTCGCCTACCACGACCGTTCGGATGGCGGACTGCTCGTGACACTTGCCGAGTTGATGTTTGCGTCGCGCTGCGGGCTGACCATCAATCTGGATGCGCTCACCTATTCTGAACGCGAAGCGGATGTCGACGATTACGACGTCAGCAGCACCGCGACGAAACTCGGCGAAAGCGAAGCGGTTCTGGCCGCGCTGTTCAACGAAGAACTCGGCGCGGTAATACAGATTCGCAAGGCAGATCGTGCGGTGGTGATGCAGGTACTGCGCGGCGCAGGGCTCGCCACATGCAGTCATGTCATCGGCCATCCCAACGACAGCGATGAACTGAGGGTGATTCGCGCCACGCGGTCGCTGCTGTGCGAAAAACGCGTTGACCTGCAGTCGGCCTGGAGTGAGACGAGCTTTCTGATTCAGTCGCTGCGTGACAATCCCGTTACCGCGAAACAGGAATTCGAGCGGCTGCAGGACGCGACCGATCCGGGGCTTAACGCCAAGGTCAGCTTCGATCCTGCTGAAAACGTCGCGGCGCCATTTATCGGTGTGGCGGCAGCACCGAGGATTGCAATTCTCCGAGAGCAGGGTGTCAACGGTCAGGTGGAAATGGCGCATGCCTTTACCCGTGCCGGATTCGATGCCATCGACGTGCACATGAGCGACATCATCAGTGGCCGGATATCGCTGGCCGATTTCAAGGGCTTCGCCGCCTGCGGGGGTTTTTCCTACGGTGACGTACTCGGCGCGGGCGAGGGCTGGGCGAAATCTGTCTTGTTCAATCCGCGTGCACGCGACGAGTTCGGGGCTTTCTTTCAGCGTAGCGATTCTTTCGCGCTCGGTGTGTGCAATGGCTGCCAGATGATGTCCAACCTGCACGAAATCATTCCGGGCGCGGAAAACTGGCCGCATCTTGAACGCAACGGCAGCGAACAATATGAAGCGCGCACCGTGCTTGTCGAGGTCCGTGAATCTCCGTCTATCCTGTTTGCCGGCATGAGCGGCTCGCGACTGCCGGTGGCAACCGCGCACGGCGAAGGCCGCGCAGTGTTTCGTGATGCCGCGCAGCAAGATGCCGTTCGCTGGCTGTGCGCGGCGCAGTTCGTCGACAATCAGGGCCGCGCGACTGAACAATTCCCGGCCAATCCCAACGGATCACCACTGGGCATGACCGCCTTTACGACGCCGGATGGGCGCTTTACGATCATGATGCCGCACCCGGAGCGGGTCGCGCTGAATGTGAATCTGTCGTGGCGACCGGTCGATTGGCCGGTGGCTGATGTGGATGGAAAGCCGGCGTTCAGCCCGTGGATGCGCATGTTTCAAAATGCCAGGCGTTGGGTCGGTTGA
- the ipdC gene encoding indolepyruvate/phenylpyruvate decarboxylase: MNLAESLLIALKAHGARQIFGIPGDFVLPFFKVIEESAILPLYTLSHEPAVGFAADAAARISGAPGVAVVTYGAGALNMVNAVAGAYAEKSPLVVISGGPGRGESGSGWLLHHQAKRLDSQLQIYREITCDQTRLDDAARAPGAIARVLASCIRETRPVYIEVPRDMPNVPCAPVTPDVPAPIDTDALTACVTEILERLSRASQPVLMVGVEVRRFGQEEAVAKLAARLRIPVVTSFMGCGLLAESANPALGAYLGMAGRPEVTELVENADALFLLGVILSDTNFGISQRQIDLRHTIHANDREVTLGYHTYSDIPLAALIAALLERTAIKWTPAYASDKACTQPVPCPAGLVADDHTIAPDDIARAINDLMARHGRMPLAVDVGDCLFTSMDIDHTHRVAPGYYATMGFGVPAGLGLQAASGRRALILVGDGAFQMTGWELGNCPRYGWDPIVVVFNNAGWGMLQSFQPESAFNHLGEWNFASMAAGMGGDGMRARTRAELADALAQAVATRGKFQLIEAMIPSGELSSTLKRYVAGVRRVSAEKSPLR; the protein is encoded by the coding sequence ATGAATCTTGCGGAATCACTCCTCATCGCGCTCAAGGCCCACGGCGCACGCCAGATCTTCGGAATCCCTGGTGATTTCGTTTTGCCGTTTTTCAAGGTAATCGAGGAATCCGCAATCCTGCCGCTCTACACGCTCAGTCATGAACCTGCAGTCGGGTTCGCCGCCGATGCGGCCGCGCGGATCTCCGGCGCGCCCGGCGTGGCGGTCGTCACTTACGGCGCTGGCGCACTGAACATGGTGAATGCCGTGGCCGGTGCGTACGCCGAAAAATCACCGCTGGTGGTGATCTCGGGAGGTCCCGGGCGAGGTGAATCCGGCAGCGGATGGCTGCTGCACCACCAGGCAAAACGGTTGGACTCGCAGCTGCAAATCTACCGCGAGATTACTTGCGACCAGACTCGCCTGGACGATGCCGCCCGCGCGCCCGGCGCCATCGCACGCGTGCTGGCAAGTTGCATCCGCGAGACGCGACCAGTCTATATCGAGGTGCCGCGCGACATGCCAAACGTGCCATGCGCGCCCGTTACACCAGACGTTCCCGCACCGATTGATACGGATGCACTCACCGCATGCGTCACTGAGATCCTCGAACGCCTGTCTCGCGCAAGCCAGCCTGTTTTGATGGTCGGTGTTGAAGTGCGACGCTTCGGTCAGGAAGAAGCCGTTGCCAAACTGGCGGCACGTCTGCGCATCCCGGTGGTGACCAGTTTCATGGGCTGTGGGTTGCTTGCTGAATCGGCGAATCCCGCGCTGGGCGCCTATCTGGGCATGGCGGGGCGACCCGAGGTGACGGAACTGGTTGAGAACGCCGACGCGTTATTTCTGCTCGGCGTCATTCTCTCCGACACTAACTTTGGAATTTCACAGCGGCAAATTGATTTGCGCCACACCATTCACGCGAATGATCGCGAAGTCACGCTCGGATACCACACGTATTCAGATATTCCGCTTGCGGCACTGATCGCCGCGCTCCTTGAACGCACGGCAATCAAGTGGACGCCTGCCTACGCCAGCGACAAGGCGTGCACACAACCTGTGCCCTGCCCCGCCGGCCTGGTCGCCGATGACCACACCATCGCGCCGGATGACATCGCGCGCGCCATCAACGATCTCATGGCCCGGCATGGCCGCATGCCGCTCGCCGTGGACGTCGGCGACTGTCTGTTCACGTCCATGGATATCGATCACACACATCGTGTAGCCCCCGGCTATTACGCCACCATGGGCTTCGGCGTTCCCGCCGGGCTGGGATTGCAGGCCGCCAGCGGCCGACGCGCACTGATTCTGGTCGGCGATGGGGCATTCCAGATGACTGGCTGGGAACTGGGCAATTGTCCTCGATACGGCTGGGATCCAATCGTGGTGGTATTCAACAACGCTGGCTGGGGCATGCTGCAAAGTTTCCAGCCGGAGTCTGCTTTCAATCATCTCGGTGAATGGAATTTCGCCAGCATGGCGGCAGGCATGGGCGGCGATGGCATGCGTGCCCGTACCCGTGCGGAGCTTGCCGATGCACTCGCGCAGGCCGTTGCCACACGCGGAAAATTTCAGTTGATTGAAGCCATGATTCCGTCGGGCGAACTCTCGTCGACACTCAAACGCTATGTCGCGGGTGTAAGACGAGTGTCAGCGGAAAAGTCACCGCTGCGCTGA
- a CDS encoding peptidylprolyl isomerase produces the protein MQLKLKSLVVAVAVAFAAPAVMAQTAEKAEKPAKASKAAKAEAKAEGKISVNGVTIPQAHFDAMNKEREASGQPASPDVANAIREELISREVLAQAAKKKGLDKDATVAAQMDMARQAVLIRAYFDDFVKANPVTDEKLKANYQQFVAQMGDMEYKARHILVDKEDDAKAIIASLKRGDAFDKLAKEKSKDTGSKDNGGDLDWGPAGRYVPEFGNAMKALKKGETTDVPVKSPFGYHVIRLDDSRAMKVPTYDEVKDNFRQRAQQEQVSKLVQELKSKAKIDLK, from the coding sequence ATGCAACTCAAATTGAAATCCCTCGTTGTCGCTGTTGCTGTCGCGTTTGCGGCACCCGCCGTCATGGCGCAAACTGCTGAAAAAGCCGAAAAGCCCGCCAAGGCATCCAAAGCCGCAAAGGCCGAAGCCAAAGCGGAAGGAAAAATCAGCGTCAATGGCGTGACCATTCCGCAAGCGCATTTCGACGCAATGAACAAGGAGCGTGAGGCGAGCGGCCAACCTGCTTCCCCCGACGTGGCAAACGCCATTCGCGAAGAACTGATCAGCCGCGAGGTACTCGCCCAGGCCGCTAAGAAAAAGGGTCTCGACAAGGATGCAACGGTCGCCGCACAAATGGACATGGCCCGTCAGGCCGTGTTGATCCGCGCATACTTCGACGACTTCGTCAAAGCCAACCCGGTTACCGACGAGAAGCTCAAGGCAAATTACCAGCAATTCGTGGCACAAATGGGCGACATGGAATACAAGGCACGCCATATCCTGGTTGACAAGGAAGACGATGCCAAGGCAATCATCGCGTCACTGAAGCGTGGCGATGCCTTCGACAAACTGGCCAAGGAAAAATCCAAGGACACCGGCTCGAAAGACAATGGTGGCGATCTAGATTGGGGTCCGGCCGGCCGCTATGTACCTGAGTTCGGCAATGCCATGAAAGCGCTGAAAAAAGGCGAGACCACCGACGTACCGGTCAAGTCACCTTTCGGCTATCACGTCATTCGTCTCGACGACTCACGCGCGATGAAAGTGCCGACGTATGACGAAGTGAAAGACAATTTCCGCCAGCGTGCGCAGCAGGAACAGGTTTCAAAGCTGGTGCAGGAACTGAAAAGCAAGGCCAAGATAGACCTCAAGTAA
- a CDS encoding BolA family transcriptional regulator: protein MNIQTIIRERLAPLHPVTLEIIDDSASHAGHAGARDHAARTGAHDSSHFELTIVSPVFLGQSSVARHRMIYDLLGDLMQTRIHALKIDARAQ from the coding sequence ATGAACATACAAACCATCATCCGCGAACGTCTGGCGCCGCTTCATCCGGTCACACTTGAAATCATCGATGATTCCGCTTCACACGCCGGGCATGCCGGTGCGCGCGATCACGCGGCTCGCACCGGTGCGCACGATAGCTCGCATTTCGAACTCACCATCGTTTCGCCCGTTTTTTTGGGTCAGTCCTCCGTGGCACGCCACCGGATGATTTACGACCTGCTGGGCGATTTGATGCAAACCCGCATTCACGCGCTCAAGATCGATGCGCGTGCGCAATAA